From a single Kitasatospora sp. NBC_00458 genomic region:
- a CDS encoding CoA transferase yields the protein MTDRSMRTPSGPGPGRPGPDSGTDPGTGTGAGFRPGAGLRPGAGAAGDGPTADAWAALDGPAPLLERVSFHGPDAVLPSRLPVRRLARATVAACSLAAAELAALRSGGPVPEVRIDQGAVATAFVSERHLRIDGRAPVSFAPLSGFWRTADGWLRTHANYPHHRDRLLAALGLPADTGPDRLAAVLREQPAASVQERAFAAGALAVAVAPARESELPLAEARIADDTAPRPLDPAPLPAAGIRVLDLTRVIAGPVATRTLALLGADVLRIDSPRLPEAEDAHADTGLGKRSTRLDLAEPADRAVFEELLATADAIVTGYRPGSLDAHGLAPGALLARHPGLVVAQLDAWGWTGPWSGRRGFDSLVQAGVGIADIEAGADGRPGVLPAQALDHGTGYLIAAGVLRALTAQRTARPGGRHLRYSLAGTASWLLNGIPPTADPRVPPNDEPYDPARWITETDSPYGRLRHALSPVAYEGAPAGWSRPPGRWGTDAPVWH from the coding sequence ATGACAGACCGTTCGATGCGCACACCATCCGGCCCCGGCCCCGGCCGCCCCGGTCCTGACTCCGGCACCGACCCCGGAACCGGCACCGGCGCGGGCTTCCGACCCGGTGCAGGCCTCCGCCCCGGTGCCGGGGCCGCCGGGGACGGGCCCACCGCCGACGCCTGGGCCGCCCTCGACGGTCCGGCGCCACTGCTGGAGCGGGTCTCCTTCCACGGCCCCGACGCGGTGCTGCCCTCCCGCCTCCCCGTCCGCCGGCTCGCCCGCGCCACCGTCGCCGCCTGCTCCCTGGCCGCCGCCGAACTCGCCGCCCTGCGGTCGGGCGGGCCGGTGCCGGAGGTCCGGATCGACCAGGGAGCCGTCGCCACCGCCTTCGTCAGCGAGCGCCACCTGCGGATCGACGGCCGGGCCCCGGTCTCCTTCGCGCCACTCTCCGGGTTCTGGCGGACCGCCGACGGCTGGCTCCGCACCCACGCCAACTACCCGCACCACCGGGACCGGCTGCTCGCCGCACTCGGACTGCCCGCCGACACCGGGCCCGACCGGCTCGCCGCCGTCCTGCGCGAGCAGCCGGCCGCGTCGGTCCAGGAGCGCGCGTTCGCGGCCGGGGCGCTCGCCGTGGCCGTCGCGCCGGCCCGGGAGAGCGAGCTGCCCCTGGCCGAGGCCCGGATCGCCGACGACACCGCCCCCCGGCCCCTGGACCCGGCTCCGCTCCCCGCCGCCGGGATCCGCGTCCTCGACCTCACCCGGGTCATCGCCGGCCCGGTCGCCACCCGCACCCTCGCCCTGCTCGGCGCCGACGTGCTCCGGATCGACTCACCCCGGCTCCCCGAGGCCGAGGACGCCCACGCCGACACCGGCCTCGGCAAGCGCTCCACCCGGCTGGACCTCGCCGAACCGGCCGACCGCGCCGTCTTCGAGGAGCTCCTCGCCACCGCCGACGCCATCGTCACCGGCTACCGCCCCGGCTCCCTCGACGCCCACGGACTCGCCCCCGGGGCACTGCTCGCACGACACCCCGGCCTCGTCGTCGCCCAGCTCGACGCCTGGGGCTGGACCGGACCCTGGTCGGGCCGGCGCGGCTTCGACAGCCTCGTCCAGGCCGGCGTCGGCATCGCCGACATCGAGGCCGGCGCCGACGGCCGCCCCGGCGTGCTGCCCGCGCAGGCCCTCGACCACGGCACCGGCTACCTGATCGCCGCCGGGGTGCTGCGCGCCCTCACCGCGCAGCGCACCGCCCGCCCCGGCGGCCGGCACCTGCGCTACTCCCTGGCGGGCACCGCCTCCTGGCTGCTGAACGGCATCCCGCCCACCGCCGACCCGCGCGTCCCCCCGAACGACGAGCCCTACGACCCGGCGCGGTGGATCACCGAGACCGACTCGCCGTACGGGCGGCTGCGCCACGCCCTGTCGCCCGTCGCGTACGAGGGCGCCCCGGCGGGCTGGTCGCGCCCGCCGGGGCGCTGGGGGACGGACGCCCCGGTCTGGCACTGA
- a CDS encoding HdeD family acid-resistance protein, which translates to MRGTPTSPAPQEDATVVSPIITPDGSPVRGPLGLLAKAAWQVLLVAGLVSLALGIIVFVWPKQTLLVVGVLFGLYLLVIGIVQLVAAFGTHATPALRVLAFISGAICVLLGLLCFRSAAQSLLLLAIWIGIGWLFRGITHLAAVISDPDMPARGWQAFAGAANTLAGVLLMVWPVGSIAALTILAGCWLVILGLVEIVTAFRVRGTAKRIPSGV; encoded by the coding sequence GTGAGAGGTACGCCCACCAGCCCCGCTCCCCAGGAGGACGCCACCGTGGTCTCCCCGATCATCACCCCCGACGGCTCCCCGGTACGGGGCCCGCTCGGACTGCTCGCCAAGGCCGCCTGGCAGGTCCTGCTGGTCGCCGGGCTCGTCTCGCTCGCCCTCGGGATCATCGTGTTCGTCTGGCCGAAGCAGACGCTGCTGGTGGTGGGCGTCCTGTTCGGCCTCTACCTGCTGGTGATCGGCATCGTCCAGCTGGTCGCCGCGTTCGGTACGCACGCCACGCCCGCGCTGCGGGTGCTGGCCTTCATCAGCGGCGCGATCTGCGTGCTGCTCGGCCTGCTCTGCTTCCGCAGCGCGGCACAGTCACTGCTCCTGCTGGCGATCTGGATCGGCATCGGCTGGCTGTTCCGGGGCATCACCCACCTCGCCGCCGTGATCTCGGACCCGGACATGCCGGCCCGGGGCTGGCAGGCCTTCGCCGGTGCGGCCAACACGCTGGCCGGCGTGCTGCTGATGGTCTGGCCGGTCGGCTCGATCGCCGCGCTGACCATCCTCGCCGGGTGCTGGCTGGTGATCCTGGGCCTGGTCGAGATCGTGACGGCGTTCCGGGTCCGGGGCACGGCGAAACGGATCCCCTCCGGCGTCTGA
- a CDS encoding isocyanide synthase family protein — protein sequence MPPAGTVTSNSQPSNAQPGNEGSGYTAPDPQTVARISAEIVDLLLPHRRASDPEIDTTPDDFPLQLEQLADFITAGDPILFTLPGFPCKSPNLAKVLGHLPDEGERLSLTFLNGLCEQIGKLYEPGAQILICSDGHIFGDLIHVPDDHIDEYSDELTAMIEREGLSHLATFDLRAVLGDLPFDEKRARVHEKYAPTKEELREQILTDEETAKLYRGITRFLTEDTFGFEGTKSALQRDCRARAYGVIQRSRAWGDLIAEQHPRSFRLSIHPQKAGVLKFGIRLLEHSDVWMTPWHSSVLHRPDGGWELKRSEEAEKVGRLVERNGRPSHYETS from the coding sequence ATGCCGCCCGCCGGCACCGTCACCAGCAACTCGCAGCCCAGCAACGCCCAGCCCGGCAACGAAGGCTCCGGGTACACCGCGCCGGACCCGCAGACCGTCGCCCGCATCTCCGCCGAGATCGTCGACCTGCTGCTGCCGCACCGCCGCGCCTCCGACCCGGAGATCGACACCACGCCCGACGACTTCCCGCTCCAACTGGAGCAGCTGGCGGACTTCATCACCGCCGGTGACCCGATCCTGTTCACCCTGCCCGGCTTCCCGTGCAAGTCGCCCAACCTGGCCAAGGTGCTCGGCCACCTGCCCGACGAGGGCGAGCGGCTCTCGCTCACCTTCCTCAACGGCCTCTGCGAGCAGATCGGCAAGCTCTACGAGCCCGGCGCCCAGATCCTGATCTGCTCCGACGGGCACATCTTCGGCGACCTGATCCACGTCCCCGACGACCACATCGACGAGTACTCGGACGAGCTGACCGCGATGATCGAGCGCGAGGGCCTCTCCCACCTCGCCACCTTCGACCTGCGGGCCGTCCTGGGCGACCTGCCCTTCGACGAGAAGCGCGCCCGGGTGCACGAGAAGTACGCGCCCACCAAGGAGGAGCTGCGCGAGCAGATCCTCACCGACGAGGAGACCGCCAAGCTCTACCGCGGGATCACCCGGTTCCTCACCGAGGACACCTTCGGCTTCGAGGGCACCAAGTCGGCGCTGCAGCGCGACTGCCGTGCGCGCGCCTACGGCGTCATCCAGCGCAGCCGCGCCTGGGGCGACCTGATCGCCGAGCAGCACCCCCGGTCGTTCCGGCTCTCCATCCACCCGCAGAAGGCCGGCGTGCTGAAGTTCGGCATCCGGCTGCTGGAGCACTCCGACGTGTGGATGACCCCGTGGCACTCCTCGGTGCTCCACCGCCCGGACGGCGGCTGGGAGCTGAAGCGCAGCGAGGAGGCCGAGAAGGTCGGCCGCCTGGTCGAGCGCAACGGCCGGCCCAGCCACTACGAGACCTCCTGA
- a CDS encoding zf-HC2 domain-containing protein — protein MRCAQLRTALSARLDGEPAGVPDRRLDKHVARCAACREWLERAERLRGTPAADGADGPPEDWSVKLLGRLAAERDEEGSGRPGQGDDGRTR, from the coding sequence ATGAGATGCGCGCAACTCCGTACGGCTCTGTCCGCCCGCCTCGACGGCGAGCCGGCCGGTGTGCCGGACCGCCGGCTGGACAAGCACGTCGCGCGCTGCGCGGCCTGCCGGGAGTGGCTGGAGCGGGCGGAGCGGCTGCGCGGCACGCCGGCGGCGGACGGGGCCGACGGGCCCCCGGAGGACTGGTCGGTGAAGCTCCTCGGCCGGCTCGCGGCGGAGCGGGACGAGGAGGGGTCGGGTCGTCCCGGGCAGGGGGACGACGGGCGGACGCGGTAG
- a CDS encoding MFS transporter translates to MAAQQSPATSKAGDDPARSEDRWSLVVAAGLISFVAMLDMNVVNLALTDIADALDVSSTTAQWAVLGYQLPLVALLLPAGRWLDQVGIRSALLFSVGCFALCSALAAAAPWASWLIAARLAQGAFGAVLFVLMPVLAATAVRPELRGRAMSVPATLGPLGAVTGPVIGGLLLDHVGWRAIFLVKLPICLAAWLITRRDAPRGGRLRLPDRGSLGDAALIGFAVAAVLLGLTLAPDAPLWLLLLLPAAPLTLFWLRRPGGKPVAAVLRASRTVAVNGSVLALAAGFAANHYLLAQYLRRDDGASATTTALTMLAFPLGMVVAGRFGGRLADRWGARPTALTGAGVTAFGLLLLVPVDTDWSSADIAWRLALAGVGMGLNGGPIQALVMSSAPREQMATAGSAVQLARSLGFALGPALGTAATLYGATEVAGIRAGLTLAGLVAVLAVVLLTLHHRTNRAAGATGGDSTTSSTSTNRTIRSRV, encoded by the coding sequence ATGGCAGCGCAGCAGTCGCCCGCCACCAGCAAGGCGGGTGACGACCCGGCGCGGTCGGAGGACCGGTGGAGCCTGGTCGTGGCCGCCGGGCTGATCTCGTTCGTCGCGATGCTCGACATGAACGTCGTCAACCTCGCGCTCACCGACATCGCCGACGCCCTCGACGTCTCCTCCACCACCGCCCAGTGGGCCGTGCTCGGCTACCAGCTCCCCCTGGTGGCCCTGCTGCTGCCGGCCGGCCGGTGGCTGGACCAGGTCGGCATCCGCTCGGCGCTGCTCTTCTCGGTCGGCTGCTTCGCCCTGTGCAGCGCACTGGCCGCCGCCGCGCCGTGGGCGAGCTGGCTGATCGCCGCCCGACTGGCCCAGGGCGCCTTCGGCGCGGTGCTGTTCGTCCTGATGCCGGTCCTGGCGGCCACCGCCGTCCGGCCCGAGCTGCGCGGGCGCGCGATGAGCGTGCCCGCCACCCTCGGCCCGCTCGGCGCCGTCACCGGGCCGGTGATCGGCGGCCTGCTGCTGGACCACGTCGGCTGGCGGGCGATCTTCCTGGTCAAGCTGCCGATCTGCCTGGCCGCCTGGCTGATCACCCGGCGCGACGCCCCGCGCGGCGGGCGGCTGCGACTGCCCGACCGCGGCTCGCTGGGCGACGCCGCGCTGATCGGCTTCGCGGTGGCCGCCGTCCTGCTCGGCCTCACCCTCGCGCCGGACGCCCCGCTCTGGCTGCTGCTCCTCCTGCCCGCCGCGCCGCTGACGCTGTTCTGGCTGCGCCGGCCCGGCGGGAAGCCGGTCGCGGCCGTCCTGCGGGCCTCCCGCACCGTCGCCGTGAACGGCTCGGTGCTGGCCCTGGCCGCCGGGTTCGCCGCCAACCACTACCTGCTCGCCCAGTACCTGCGCCGCGACGACGGGGCCAGCGCCACCACGACCGCGCTCACCATGCTGGCGTTCCCGCTCGGCATGGTGGTGGCCGGCCGGTTCGGCGGGCGGCTCGCCGACCGCTGGGGCGCCCGCCCCACCGCGCTCACGGGAGCCGGCGTGACCGCCTTCGGCCTGCTCCTGCTCGTCCCGGTGGACACCGACTGGTCCTCGGCCGACATCGCCTGGCGGCTCGCACTGGCCGGAGTCGGCATGGGCCTCAACGGCGGGCCGATCCAGGCCCTGGTGATGAGCTCCGCCCCCCGGGAGCAGATGGCCACCGCCGGCTCGGCCGTCCAGCTCGCCCGCAGCCTCGGGTTCGCCCTCGGCCCGGCGCTCGGCACCGCCGCCACGCTCTACGGCGCCACCGAGGTCGCCGGCATCCGGGCCGGGCTCACCCTCGCCGGACTCGTCGCCGTCCTCGCCGTCGTCCTCCTGACCCTGCACCACCGCACCAATCGCGCCGCCGGTGCCACCGGCGGTGACAGCACCACCAGCAGCACCAGCACCAACCGGACGATCCGCAGCAGAGTGTGA
- a CDS encoding sigma-70 family RNA polymerase sigma factor: protein MDDEQLTALALAAREGRSADVEAFVRATQRDVWRFVAHLTDVQSADDLAQETFLRALRSLPGFAGRSSARTWLLSIARRTVIDRYRTAAARPRCAALPDWQEAAERQGTPPAAGFEDGVALGDLLDRVPEQRREAFVLTQVVGLSYAEAAEVAGCPVGTVRSRVARAREELIARLRAAESGDAPQGASAELAAAC, encoded by the coding sequence GTGGATGACGAACAGCTGACCGCGCTCGCCCTGGCCGCCCGGGAGGGCCGCTCCGCCGACGTCGAGGCGTTCGTCCGGGCCACCCAGCGGGACGTCTGGCGGTTCGTCGCCCACCTCACCGACGTACAGTCCGCCGACGACCTCGCCCAGGAGACCTTCCTCCGGGCCCTGCGCAGCCTGCCCGGGTTCGCCGGACGCTCCTCGGCCCGCACCTGGCTGCTGTCGATCGCCCGCCGGACGGTCATCGACCGCTACCGCACCGCCGCCGCCAGGCCGCGCTGCGCCGCGCTGCCGGACTGGCAGGAGGCCGCCGAGCGGCAGGGCACCCCGCCCGCCGCCGGCTTCGAGGACGGCGTGGCGCTCGGCGACCTGCTGGACCGGGTGCCCGAGCAGCGGCGGGAGGCCTTCGTGCTGACCCAGGTGGTCGGACTCAGCTACGCGGAGGCCGCCGAGGTGGCCGGCTGCCCGGTCGGCACCGTCCGCTCCCGGGTCGCCCGCGCCCGGGAGGAGCTGATAGCCCGTCTCCGGGCGGCCGAGAGCGGCGACGCACCCCAGGGAGCGTCGGCCGAGCTGGCCGCCGCCTGCTGA
- a CDS encoding cytochrome P450 family protein: MTDTVHDPASAGPNGSAEATSTAPAADAPRCPFGYDELPDPVPLYGPEYKADPYPLYRRMRAAGPVHRVKFPSGVGAWLVTGYKAAHEALNDPRFGKNHDLGNEEWRRLASIMPEPQHSQLQVHLLHQDPPKHTTMRRLVLDAFSPRRVESLRPRIQELADALVDELPETAPTGGADLVAGFAAHYPFRVLAEVIGLPQELAVRFDRDWGKVVQPVGPQDPGRPAYEGRLRGLQGYIADVVAHKRATYDPAGPEVDLLGRLVTACDAGELSPEELDSMVFQLLVAGQEPVTNQITTMLITLLRHPEQLDRLRAALTAEAGDEAADPRLLTRAIEELLRYDGAFELTTWRFFAEDSDLHGTTVPGGDSVIVSLNAANRDEEQFPDADVLDFDRSPNAHLSFGHGIHFCPGAALARAELQIAIGTLLTRLPGLRPSAADGEEIDSLAWVPAVLARGVNRLPVAYDKRA, encoded by the coding sequence ATGACCGACACCGTCCACGACCCGGCCTCGGCCGGCCCGAACGGCTCGGCAGAGGCGACGTCGACGGCACCCGCCGCCGACGCGCCGCGCTGCCCGTTCGGCTACGACGAACTCCCCGACCCGGTCCCGCTGTACGGGCCGGAGTACAAGGCCGACCCCTATCCGCTGTACCGGCGGATGCGCGCCGCCGGACCCGTCCACCGGGTGAAGTTCCCGAGCGGTGTGGGCGCCTGGCTGGTGACCGGCTACAAGGCCGCGCACGAGGCGCTCAACGACCCCAGGTTCGGCAAGAACCACGACCTCGGCAACGAGGAGTGGCGCCGGCTCGCCTCGATCATGCCGGAGCCCCAGCACTCGCAGCTCCAGGTGCACCTGCTCCACCAGGACCCGCCGAAGCACACCACGATGCGCCGGCTCGTCCTGGACGCCTTCTCACCGCGCCGGGTGGAGTCGCTGCGCCCGCGCATCCAGGAGCTGGCCGACGCCCTGGTCGACGAACTGCCGGAGACCGCACCGACCGGCGGCGCCGACCTGGTGGCGGGCTTCGCGGCCCACTACCCGTTCCGCGTACTGGCCGAGGTGATCGGCCTCCCGCAGGAGCTGGCCGTCCGCTTCGACCGCGACTGGGGCAAGGTGGTGCAACCGGTCGGCCCGCAGGACCCGGGCCGACCGGCGTACGAGGGCCGACTGCGCGGCCTGCAGGGCTACATCGCCGACGTGGTCGCGCACAAGCGGGCGACCTACGACCCCGCCGGGCCCGAGGTGGACCTGCTCGGTCGGCTCGTCACCGCCTGCGACGCCGGCGAGTTGAGCCCCGAGGAGCTCGACTCGATGGTGTTCCAGCTGCTGGTCGCCGGCCAGGAGCCGGTCACCAACCAGATCACCACCATGCTGATCACCCTGCTGCGCCACCCGGAGCAGCTCGACCGGCTGCGGGCCGCACTCACCGCGGAGGCCGGCGACGAAGCCGCCGATCCGCGGCTGCTCACCCGCGCCATCGAGGAACTCCTGCGCTACGACGGCGCGTTCGAACTCACCACCTGGCGCTTCTTCGCCGAGGACAGCGACCTGCACGGGACCACCGTCCCGGGCGGCGACTCGGTGATCGTCTCGCTCAACGCCGCCAACCGTGACGAGGAGCAGTTCCCGGACGCCGACGTCCTGGACTTCGACCGCTCCCCCAACGCCCACCTCTCGTTCGGCCACGGTATCCACTTCTGCCCCGGCGCAGCCCTGGCCCGGGCCGAACTCCAGATCGCCATCGGCACGTTGCTCACCCGTCTGCCCGGGCTCCGGCCGTCGGCCGCCGACGGCGAGGAGATCGACTCGCTCGCCTGGGTGCCCGCCGTCCTGGCCCGTGGGGTGAACCGGCTCCCGGTCGCCTACGACAAGCGCGCCTGA
- a CDS encoding LysE family translocator, with protein sequence MDTHALLLFLGVDLLLVCTPGPDWLYIAARGLGQGRRAALTAVAGVCAGYAVHTLLSSAGLAAALRAVPAALPVLRATGAAYLLVLAATMLIALRRGEGGAALAAPRPQPTATVLRQSVLTALLNPKGLLLYLSLVPQFVDPAAGLPVGGQVLVLGTLNVLACAVVYGLVAHASGRLGGRFGSDPAAARRMTVVSAVLLMLVAGVTATA encoded by the coding sequence ATGGACACCCACGCCCTCCTCCTCTTCCTGGGGGTCGACCTGCTGCTCGTCTGCACCCCCGGCCCCGACTGGCTCTACATCGCCGCCCGCGGCCTCGGCCAGGGGCGCCGCGCCGCGCTGACCGCCGTCGCCGGCGTCTGCGCCGGCTACGCCGTCCACACCCTGCTCTCCAGCGCCGGACTCGCCGCCGCCCTGCGCGCCGTCCCCGCGGCCCTGCCCGTCCTCCGCGCCACCGGCGCCGCCTACCTGCTGGTCCTCGCCGCCACCATGCTGATCGCGCTCCGCCGGGGCGAGGGCGGCGCCGCCCTCGCCGCACCCCGGCCGCAGCCCACCGCCACCGTGCTGCGCCAGTCCGTGCTCACCGCGCTGCTCAACCCCAAGGGCCTGCTGCTCTACCTCTCCCTGGTGCCGCAGTTCGTCGACCCCGCCGCCGGACTTCCGGTCGGCGGCCAGGTGCTCGTGCTCGGCACGCTCAACGTGCTGGCCTGCGCCGTCGTCTACGGCCTGGTCGCGCACGCCAGCGGACGGCTCGGCGGGCGCTTCGGCTCCGACCCCGCCGCCGCCCGCCGGATGACCGTCGTCTCGGCGGTGCTGCTGATGCTGGTGGCGGGGGTCACGGCGACCGCCTGA
- a CDS encoding Lrp/AsnC family transcriptional regulator: MDRIDRRILHELQQDGRLTNTELAARVDLTPSPCLRRVRQLEQDGVILGYRALLDGAAVGRGFRPFVTITMRHEDQVTVAEFERRVAELPEVVEAHRLFGEPDYLLRIAVADIAAYERFITGVLSGLPGIAQVNSHLTMKQVKADRGIPTGA, encoded by the coding sequence ATGGACCGCATCGACCGCAGAATCCTCCACGAGCTCCAGCAGGACGGCCGCCTCACCAACACCGAGCTGGCCGCCAGGGTGGACCTCACCCCCTCGCCCTGCCTGCGCCGGGTCCGGCAGCTGGAGCAGGACGGCGTGATCCTCGGCTACCGCGCGCTGCTCGACGGCGCGGCGGTCGGCCGCGGCTTCCGACCGTTCGTCACGATCACGATGCGCCACGAGGACCAGGTCACGGTGGCGGAGTTCGAGCGGCGGGTGGCGGAGCTGCCGGAGGTGGTCGAGGCGCACCGGCTGTTCGGCGAGCCGGACTACCTGCTGCGGATCGCGGTGGCGGACATCGCCGCGTACGAGCGGTTCATCACCGGCGTGCTCTCCGGGCTGCCGGGGATCGCCCAGGTCAACTCCCACCTGACGATGAAGCAGGTCAAGGCCGACCGGGGCATCCCCACCGGCGCCTGA
- a CDS encoding cytochrome P450: MSTAATPDADAACEDAGPAGPAVPADLADPAFWRLPAPDRAAAFADLRRLPAPARFGDDTAGRRPGRGFHALVRHADVVEASRTPAVFLSGPGVTTPEPAGWVRMLFGDSMVNLDDPRHAQLRRIVSRAFTPRLISRVEDDIRRVATDLVDRVERERPEDFVTSVAAELPFQVICNMMGIPEEPRRAILDQVNHASEHTGVARPLRARLRMPGRGLLALARMQRMVADLGRERRRRPADDLVTALVTADVDGRRLTGRELGAFFSLLLVAGVETTRNALAHGLHLLTVHPEQRALLLGDLDGRLGGAVDEIVRHATPIIQFRRTLAVDHRLGGPDGPLLRAGDKAVLYFGSANRDETVFTDPDAFDITRSPNPHLGFGGGGPHYCLGAHLARQEMKVLYRELFTRLPEVRSVGGPDLIPSSFDHRVRSLRFTF, translated from the coding sequence ATGAGCACCGCCGCCACACCCGACGCCGATGCCGCATGTGAGGACGCCGGCCCGGCGGGCCCCGCCGTCCCCGCCGATCTCGCCGACCCCGCGTTCTGGCGGCTGCCCGCCCCCGACCGCGCCGCCGCCTTCGCGGACCTGCGCCGCCTCCCCGCCCCGGCCCGCTTCGGCGACGACACCGCCGGCCGCCGCCCCGGCCGCGGCTTCCACGCCCTCGTCCGGCACGCCGACGTCGTCGAGGCCAGCCGCACCCCCGCCGTCTTCCTCAGCGGCCCCGGCGTCACCACCCCCGAACCGGCGGGCTGGGTCCGGATGCTGTTCGGCGACTCCATGGTCAACCTGGACGACCCGCGCCACGCCCAGCTGCGCCGCATCGTCTCCCGGGCCTTCACCCCGCGGCTGATCTCCCGGGTCGAGGACGACATCCGACGGGTCGCCACCGACCTGGTCGACCGGGTGGAGCGGGAGCGGCCCGAGGACTTCGTCACCTCGGTCGCCGCCGAACTCCCCTTCCAGGTGATCTGCAACATGATGGGCATCCCCGAGGAGCCCCGCCGCGCCATCCTCGACCAGGTCAACCACGCCTCCGAGCACACCGGCGTGGCCCGCCCGCTGCGCGCCAGGCTCCGGATGCCCGGGCGCGGCCTGCTGGCGCTGGCCCGGATGCAGCGGATGGTCGCGGACCTCGGCCGCGAGCGCCGGCGCCGTCCCGCCGACGACCTCGTCACCGCGCTGGTCACCGCCGACGTCGACGGCCGCCGCCTGACCGGCCGCGAACTCGGGGCCTTCTTCTCCCTGCTGCTCGTCGCCGGGGTCGAGACCACCCGCAACGCCCTCGCCCACGGACTCCACCTGCTCACCGTCCACCCGGAGCAACGCGCCCTGCTCCTCGGCGACCTCGACGGCCGCCTCGGCGGCGCGGTGGACGAGATCGTCCGGCACGCCACGCCGATCATCCAGTTCCGCCGCACCCTGGCCGTCGACCACCGGCTCGGCGGTCCGGACGGCCCGCTGCTGCGCGCCGGGGACAAGGCGGTGCTCTACTTCGGCTCCGCCAACCGCGACGAGACCGTCTTCACCGACCCGGACGCCTTCGACATCACCCGCAGCCCCAACCCGCACCTCGGCTTCGGCGGCGGCGGGCCGCACTACTGCCTCGGCGCGCACCTCGCCCGGCAGGAGATGAAGGTGCTCTACCGCGAGCTGTTCACCCGCCTGCCCGAGGTCCGCTCGGTCGGCGGGCCGGACCTGATCCCGTCCAGCTTCGACCACCGCGTCCGGTCGCTGCGGTTCACCTTCTGA